The Populus nigra chromosome 4, ddPopNigr1.1, whole genome shotgun sequence genome contains the following window.
ataaaattttcttttccactTTATTGCTGCTTATATCAAGCTCATGGAAAGAACCTACTTGACAATTTTTTTCCCTGGAAGAATTAGTTTCTGTACTTTTTTTtggaacaaaacaaaattagtcACTGTCATACATCTTTTTTAAAGTTCACCTCTGATTCTTCAATATTCCACATGAATCTTCAACACTGTCATGAGAATTTCAGCAATAGACACTTATTTTCTGTATCAGATGATTATTTCAGTAAGTATTTACTAACTaaataaagactaaaaaatGAGGAAGTCGGTTGGGTgaaaaaaggaagataaaaaaCCTAAAGAGAGGCATCTGTATCATGAGAGGTTAAGATAACACATGTCATGTTCATACAATTTTGGTCTTACTTAGACATCACAGCTACATATAAAACATACACATCCTTCAATAGTCAAACTAAATTATCAAATCTTGTAATCACAATGTTATCCAACACAAAATTAATGCAACCATTTGACAGTGTAAATCCAAAGCAAATATATCATTTGCATACTTGCAATGTCCTTGATGGCCAAAACTAGAGGATGTAAACTGATCTCGAAGTCCTAGTTGCTATTCTAAGAACCTTCAGGCACAGAAGATGACAGATGTTAGAGACCACCCATTGTGATTCCCCTTGACAATAGCTTGGCATGTGCATGGGATGGGACTAAACGTGACCATGCATCAGTAGTGTGGTCAAACAACCTCAGATACTTCTTAGATATTAAAACTCTCTCTTCCAGGGGGTGGGGACACCCATAAAATTTAATCCTTCAGAACAAAAGAAGTAATATGTGTGCAAAAACTAACCTTACGGTTGCTGGCCAGAGCAGCTTGCCTTTCATCAACAGAGTTGATACACAGTGCCTGTGCAGAATTGAATAGATAACCATCAAACATAATGGAAACTCAAGAGATATTATTCACTTTTCAAACTAACTGACTAATGGCACCGAATTAATGCCAGAGCCTTGGATTATGGTTAGGATAAAAGATGTAATAAAAATTACCTCCAAAAGCTCTCCATCTCTCTTATGTACTACTTTAGCATTTTGAAAATGAGACACCTCCTTCGTCATAACTGCATCCTTCTGCCAGGAACTTAAAAAAGCACGGCCATTCCTGAACAGACCAATAGAAGGCGATCCAATTTCATCGCCAGAAGGGCGATTGCCAAGTTTTAATTCATGTTCATAAGTATCCTCAGTTTCAAGCTCTCCAGTTATGCTCATGTATTCATCACTCCATCCTTCATATGATTTATGAGTGAAAAACAGcgataaatttatttcttcttgcACAAAACCTTCAGATACCATGCGAGGGTCAGCACAGGCATCCCACAATACATCAAAAGATGATAATTCATCTTTGCTATTCATCATGTCTGCACTGACATCCTGATAGAGAGCTTTGGCTTGAGAAAGACTGGATTCTTTCATCCATACTAGAGTTGGTATTTGTAATCTATTCTCTACTTCCTGCTGCAGGAATAACCCAAGTAGTTTTACATGATAAGATGAAACATGTACAAGCATAGTCCTTAGTAACTTAGCCAATATCAATGAGCAAAACCCAATTTCTTCCTTTCTGCTGATGCTATCAGATCTAAAAATTGTCAAACTAGATGCCAAGGAAGAAACATTGCCATGTGAAACCCCAGAAAAGCAACCATCTTCAAGCTTAATGGACAGCAAATGCAATTGGTGTTTCATGAATCTAGACATGTGCATCCACAAACAAGCCCCTACGACGTGCCATTTTTCATCTTCTGAAAATGAGAGCATTGTTTGTCCATCTTGTTCATGTGATGAACATTTAACAACCTCATGTCCTGATCCTGCATCATCAATTGACAAACTGAATGGCAACTCTGCAATGTAGTGGAGAATGCTCTTGAGATTCCCAATATCAACTTCATAAGGAGTGTGCCCACTAGTCAAAGTTATCAAGAGGGGTTGTACCATCAACAATAGACCTTTTGATTTTCGCTGAAGCCATGCAgatgcaaaatatatataatactcaaataaatcaagaataacAAGGGATCTTGAGACATCTTCTGAGCTGGAAAAAATCCTCATAGCAGCTCTTAAACTCCACAATGTCTGCATGATACcctgaaaataaaatccatGCACGTCTGACCAGATGGATTTAACTTTGACAGACATAGTTCCTTCAATATAAAACGGTTTAGGTTGAAAGCATGTTACGCTGCACGAAGTAATAAATCTTGAAAGTAACAGGGAAGCATCTTCTATAAATTTCAAACAAGGCTTATGCAGAAGCGGATATAAGATGAAACTTTCAACACCATCGCTCTTATCTTGTGTATGGTTTCGAGAAGCGTAGTTAACTATGAGATCATGCCCAATAAATGGTAATCCATTACTGCATGACCAAACTAAAATCTGTAAAGCAgagttaaaacaaaattaatcacCATGGGACAGAAAAGGCAAGGGGAGAATAAGTCAAATGACTTGATGATAAGGTACGAGTATTAGAACTGCAAACTACATACCATTTTGATCACGCAGGAAGGAACCACCAAAAACTTCTGCTCAAACATTAAAAGTCCTGTATATAATTTTTCTCGAAATTCTTCTAATAATTTCTCATGTTGGTGAATTTCACAATCCTTGGAGGATGTACCAGGTTGAATGGATCCTACTATAGTGTTAAGCCAACTAGGATGCTCACTcatcaattttgaaaaatactgAAGAGCCAAATCTAATTTACCATGGGACTGCAGACATAAAGCCACATCACCTGACAGCCAGTTACAGGATTCACTAGCAAATGGATTCAAAATGCCATGTAAAATTTGAGACTGATCAACATCTGATACGCTTCCTGGATCAATACCCCCAAGAATGTTCAAAGAAGATTGAAGGCACTCCAAAGCTTCAAGCTGATATTAAATGATATTCGTCAAATTACCATTAGAAGTACAAGAACATAAATTCACAAGTGCACacacacaaataataataatcatgacGAACAAAAGAATATTCAAGTACATGCAAAAACATCATGGAACAGGCAAAAGGCTCTCCAAAGCTTCAATCTTACAATCAGgaataaaaattgtaaaatcaatcaaacacaTCACTACACGGATGCATGCAACAAGCTACAACAAAGTACTGAATTGTTCAGACTGTAGTTTGATGTTGTTAAACTTGTACCAACTTCAAATAATGTAGAGTAGCTTGGGACAGTCTAAATGGACTACCTAGTTCTAAATTCCCTTGCAAAAAGCTAAGGATTGTTTGGTGCATCTACTACACTATGTTTTGAAGGAATGAAAAGGTGGGGTTAAAACTCCCAACCCTTGTTTGGCTCTCACTTCTAATAGAGGGAAGGGTAGAGTTTTGGAGGGTTTCACACCCTTTAGATCATAAAAATTCTTAACCTTCAATGTCTAAGGTTTAGAGGggttaaaattattgaatgacaaaagcatccttaatttaaaagtaaaaagttGCTTCTACCATCAAGCTTTTATTGTGACTCCACCTTTAAcaaccttttgttttcctttagcTGGGATTTGCAAAGTTGATGACTTAAAGGTTTAGAGTTTAAGAAGAAAGGCTCTAGCATTTGTATATTCAATGGACACTTGAATAAGTGAGGTTAAAGGGTAAAAACATATTATAGCTGGAAATATGAGAATACAGCAGGGTTACTAACATTTCCTGGCAGCAACAAATTATCAATGGTTGGACTTGATTGGAATAATCAACAGGTAGGAAAAATAATTTGGTGGGTTTTGCAGCAGTTAGGTAATGGGGTAAGAATTCAAGTTGAATAACAAGAAAAGACTGGAACTAGCATGCTTGCATGGGCTCTATGAACAGAAACAGCAGTTCTTGCAAAATgggacagaaaaaaaaaagtagaaagaaaaataCGTTTGTGAGCAAGAATCCGTGGAGAgatgaaaagataaatagaAGAGAATGACACCTGCCTTCAGATACAGAGAAAAGATCAAATAGGCACTAGTAGCGACTATAGACTTTTTGTCCTACTAGAATTTGATATCCTAATACAACAAACCAAAAGAGAGCACTCTTAAGACTATGAAATTCACATAGGACCTcagacataattaaattattatcaactataaaaaataagaagtaaatgtaaaaaatatgattCTAAGCCCCAGCATCCCAAAGACTCACACAACTGGTAAAATAGAAACCATGAATTCATCAAGTAAAATACTATTTCATGCCTGCATGGGAAGCATGGGAAGTGATAGGAGGGGCCCTACATTGAAAGTAAAATGGCAAAACACACTAGCAGTtgtagaaaaatcaaatatttatacatgAAAGACTCGGCAGTCTATAAAATATGGCATAAAAGTGAACTTACAGGAAGTCCACATCTGTTGAAGGCAGTAGCTGCCATAATCGTAGCCCACCTACGAAGAACTGCAGCATTTTGCTCCCCAACAGCATTCCTCATGCTATTTTTGGATGCTAGTGAAAGACAATGTAGACCAATATGGGGATCCATGAAAGCAGCATTATTTGACGAAAGAGCAGACTTGTCAGTCAAGGAACTTGTTTGGAGACCAAGCATGGTCAGAAAAGACTGAGAAAAATTGCCCAATTCCCACTgcaaacaaattacaaaatcaaaaaactGGGGACATGCCATGCTTGCAGCTGTATAGAAGTCTCTAAAGTCTAAAgaggtcataaaaaaaaaggaaaagacaagGATGGTATTCACAATCCAGAGACCTCTAGCAGGCTTGCAAGCCAGAAGTCGCCTCTCTCACTTGCAGATGGAAGTATAAACTTTGTAATTAAATGATGTTCCAATGGTCCACCACGACCCTCAATAAGCCGACATATTACCAAGGCAAGCTGTTCATCTCCAAAATTCTTTGCGCATATGGTGATAGCGGAATAAGTGTCACCTCCTAGCAGAAAGAAAGCAATGGCCAACTCCAGCTGATGTCTTCCCATTAAGACATACGCATTTTTCAAAGCggctgctttatttttttcctcctgTAACAATGATAAAAGGGCATAAAAAGACAGCTGATATTATTTCCCCTCTTTTCACGTAGGCATGTTGCATTCCAATAATACAAGTTTATGgcagctaaaaaaaaagagtaaaaacatGAAACTTCctaaacaaaaagaataaaactttaGCTGACAGAATATATATGAGCATTTATGTGGAGTAATTATGCATCTATACAACATGTTTATTGGGGAAATGTAACTGAATGTCCATCTAAATGGTCAAGCAATGGCAAGAAAGAAGATATTGCATGCTAGTGGCATAAATGAGAGCCTCTTTGAGATATTTTCTCTGGCTTttcacaatcttttttttttctttatgttgaaCTGGAGAGAACCTCTGGCCTCACAATCTCTTCTGGACTATCTCAGCAACTAAGTCACAAATTGAGGAATCCATGATTTGGCACATACCTGAAAATTGCGAGAGAGAAATGCAACCAAGGGTTTATCCTTTTCATCtttgctgattttaaaaagacCAGACAATACTGGAAGTCTATTCAACACAATGTACAAAAGGGCGGAATCTTTGGGATCTTTCTTTCTCAGATATTGTGATCTTGCTAATTTCTCCATCTGCAGTAAAATAACCAGAATTGGTAACAAGAAACGTATACAAAAAGAGGTGTGCAGACATAGACACGAGCACATAGCCAGAGATGAGGTTGGAAAAACGAatttaataatgtaattattagAAAACCACATAACAGAGCTGGAAAAAATTCAGTTTGAATACAATGATTAAAATGTATTAGGAGTTGTTGATTATTTGCTATCAATACAATCATCAATTGCAACAATATCTGTTCATCAGCATAGTCCTCAAATGTACTTTTGAAGAATATGTGGCTCATCAACACATGAAATCCCTGACACAACAGCAGTTGCTACACAGATTGACAAATtgcatgaaagaaaaaacatcaacCACAGTGAATTAATCATCAACAGTGCAAATAGATCTACTGCAAATGCTTTCTTAATTAGAAATCCTATTGCAAGCAGACTGATTTCAAATTTGCATCAAAGTCAATCGTACACCTTGCAAATCTTGGTCTGGACAGCCTTCATAGGAACTACCATTCCTCATGTCAGGAAGCTGGTCCCTCCGTAAAAAGTCAGCATTTCTGGTGTTTCAGCTACTTGTTACTCAACTGCTAACAGTTTCACTAATTGACATGAAATTTCAATGGCACACATGCTCAAGTACAACTAATGCCAATTGGTATAATCAATACTATGGCCCAAACTATGTTGCATAAAAATATGGGGCGGAACTTTCTCTTACAGAGTTACAGTTGAAAGGCAACAGAAGCTTCTTTCATAATATAGAGAGTAAAGAAACAATATCCAAAAGCATTACCCTTGCACGCAGTTGTGCAACATTGGTGAACCAGAATCCAACCCCAAGAGTTTGCATTTCTTTCCATGAAGGTTCATTAGGAAGAAAAGAACTCAATAAATTTTCTTGACAGTCAGAATGGAAGGCCCAGCTCATCAGCCTAGAGTCACCAACCAACTCTTCCACGGAAGGAGATCTACCAAAGCTTCGAAAAAAATGTAACTGCTGAAACTTTAACGACACCCAGAACCTAGAAAGCAACAAGCGAATAAAATCAGTGCCTACAGGCACTCAAGAGAGAATCGGATGATTCAGTATTGcactaataaaaacaaacatggaaCAGGCACCATAAGTGAAAGATCAATCTCAGAAATTTTATTCTGTCATAAACATACCATCTTCATCTATTTTTTGCTGATCAGGTTCCATATGTTATTCCAAGTAATTTCAATTATACAGTAAACAGTACACTATCAGTAGTGTTTCACACCAACCATGTATCCTGATCTGgccagatatataaaatttctgACCAAAATTTTTATTCTCTTACATTCCAAGCATTGCTATCTTACTGTTCATACAAAAGTTCAAATGCATTATTCCAAAGCATTTCCTTCCCTAATGGATCAACCACCATTATGCTATATCCCTTCATGATATTCAAACATTAATACAAATCTTGCTAGACAAGATTCAAACCAAGATGTGGAGCAACCATACCTTTACTAAACTGGGCATGATAAACAATCATTAGATACATATATCTCAGAGGAAATATTGTATAAACTAGACAATCAACAAAACTCAGAAATACCTTCGCCCAGGTTCATCAAGATTTGCATAGGCACAAGCAGGGTGCTGAACATCGCTGACAAGATCTATAATTGCAAGCATTTCTGACTTCTCTAAATTGGTTAGAGACTCAAAATCATACTTCTCTAGAGTTTCAGAAAAAGCACTAAGTTCAGATTTCGTTGAAGATGCAGCAAACATATTATTAGAAGCATCAGAGGTGAAATTATAGGCAAAAAACTGTGAGGATGAAGTTGGCAATCTTGCATCAGCACTCCACTGAAATCCCTTATTAGTTGAACCAGAATCTTTCAGGAGAAATCCCtcaaaataatttgacaaaagGATCTGTGGAACAATTTTGCTATGATCTGCGGAGTTGTATATCTTCTCAGCCGCACAACCAGAAGAAAGATATTCAACAAGATGCCTCACAGATACATATGCACGTTTCCAGTTTCCTAAACACATCAGAGATTACTTGTATTAACTGGCAGGTCATCAGCCTAAATGAAGTAAAAGAAGCCAGCTTAGAGTCTCGCACAGCTttccaaaaacaatttaattaaaaaggtgATCATCACTGCAATTTGAATAATTCATGCAATACCTCAGTGGCtcattcaaatttctgaattATAAGAATTCAAAATGGATTGTGATGATTTAAATCACTATCCTTAAGTACCTGAATATATGTTCATAATAAGTGCCTCAGGGTGATAAATAGCTAAAGTTCCCGTTAACTTCTCTGCTAGTTCTACCAGACTCCAAAACCCTCGCACAGCATTTGAATGATGTTTGAGTTGAGCCATGGCTACAAACAAACTGCTTGAAGAGCAATCATTTTTTGCATCAAGTTTGTCATGAATTGGGGGTTTGAATCCTCCACTAATACCTTCAATTAATGTTTCTTTGAGATCAATTTCACCATCTGTGAATATGCAAGAAAGGATTTCCTTGTCTTTTCCACCTTTATAACCTTCCCTTATAACATTTGGAGGATATTTGCCCCATTGCTTATCACCTTCAAGAAATAACCATTGACTTAGTAGACTAATGTAGCTATCATGGACAATAATCGCTGTCGCATTGGGCCCCCAAAGGAAGTCACGGATAGCAGGGAAAGTATGAGAAACTGCAATGCAAGACCAGTTGTTGACATTCAAAGATTGAGGGCTCAACAAAGTCTGTCCACCATGATGCTTTTGTGCATATACCTGCATCTCATTATGCATGCAAATCCCAAGAAATAACTGACCATTGCCTAATGTTAACCAATTTAAAGAAATGACATCTCTTCCAACAGCTATCCTATCTTCTAATATAAAACTCCCAGCCCCTATAACGTGTACAGCTTCCCATACATGAAGAATGCTGGTATCATCTAAATGACTACCTGCAGAAATGGTTGCAATCTTCCGACCACAAGCAGTCAAGCATATAGCACTTACTGGGCCTTGATGTGCAACAAACTTACCCACAAGCTCCCACAGTATTTGAGGAGTTGACTGTTTAGAAGCGTTACTTCTCCACAGTTTCAAACTACCATCAGAGCAGCCTGTTGCCATGACATATGCAGGAACACCAGAGCATAGATCTTTATTGGAACCTAAGCTTTCTGGCATGGAAATGAAATCTCCTGGGCACACAACAGAAAAACTTGTAATCTGGTCGTCACAGTATGGCTCTGGTAAATGTGATGAGCATGGATCGACACCAACACAATATCTTCTATCAGCAAAAGTATTTTCAAAATTCAGTACAGGAGTATTTTTATCGTCAAACTTACAGTCACAACAACCTCCTGATAAGTCAAAAGAATGTAAAGTAACTTCCCATGAAATTGGTTGAAAACCCTTCAACCATATCGCCAAGAGCAAAAATCTATTGTATCTGAATGTCTTGTTGCAAGAAGAGGGTAAGGGAACTGCAAAGATATTAGTGGGACCATCCTCAAATGGACCATGACCAGTTAGAGGTATAGTGCCTATGTAGTGGCATATTATGCCTTCTTTGCAAATTTGAGAAATCTTAACTATAAAGCAATCGATTCCACCAGCATGTCCCACTAGAAGAACATGGTCTTCGCCCAATGTTGAAGGTGCCCACCTCAAGCTTGTATATTTAGAACAAGAGTCGTAAGTTGCAAGTTTTCCAGAAAGTTTCCATCCAGGTATCAGTTTTGCGGGACCCAAACTGCAGTTTGAAATGGTAGAAACTATCCAAAATAGAAGCAGTCCATCAGAATCCAAAGAAACAGCCAGTTCCACTTCATAAATATGAGGGTGCATTGCAACCTGTAGTATTTTTCCTGTATGACCTCCATTTAAAACACCACCAGATGAACATGATGAGTATTTATCTATCTTGGATTTATTAAAAGATGCATCCTCTATATCACTAGGTATTTGGGAATACAACAAAGACCTGACCAAGAAATTACAAGGTGAAAGATGCATCAAACTGCATATATTTGGCGGGCCAGACAAGCAGTTCCTCAAGACAACAACCTTATCCAGAAGTAACCAGGCATTGAAATTTGCAAAACCAGCACCATGAAGATGTCCTGCTTCAAGGTCCTCTAGTTCCTGTGTCTTCCATAGTGTAACACGAGGAAACCTTATGGGTGAGATATCATCAAGACAGTGGATGGCCCAAAAAGTAATTCCTCTGCCTGGACCAAACCCAATTAACCACTCACATCTGCCAACTCTGTCATGCCCATTGCCTTCTACTGAAAATGTCTGGCTAATACCTTCTCCAATTCTATATATACCCCCAATTTCAGATGTCCAACTAAAAAATACATCCATACCCAGAGTTCCCTTCAAGACCTGGTTTATCTCAATTACAGCAGCAATGCAAAAAGACTTTCTCATTGTTTTGTGATCATGATTGTCCTTGCCTAACTTTCTTACCTTTCCACTGTCTACCTCAGTCCATAGCCTTAGTGTTCCATCTAAGCAGCATGTTAGTAGCACATGTCTACGCAAATGTTTCTTATC
Protein-coding sequences here:
- the LOC133691257 gene encoding uncharacterized protein LOC133691257 isoform X1; this translates as MPETSTASPTRASINPTDHLPLSLFRSDIIPPAPTRSASTIDWLPDFSGYSWVAYGASSLLVISHLPSPLSPEEAAIGPILQQVFELSGDDSSPVKSVSWSPVTPSIGELAAASDNCISVFSHDSASSKGSFCWSQNAMLVQSTKVGAITWTGSGDGIVSGGTDVVLWRRRNMSWERAWKFKRDQPQNLVSATWSIEGPSATAAYPSKVDVKGSDQTSNCVLVCYGNGTSDYVKTELHHPQPVSKIQWRPSTGRQAQRDKKHLRRHVLLTCCLDGTLRLWTEVDSGKVRKLGKDNHDHKTMRKSFCIAAVIEINQVLKGTLGMDVFFSWTSEIGGIYRIGEGISQTFSVEGNGHDRVGRCEWLIGFGPGRGITFWAIHCLDDISPIRFPRVTLWKTQELEDLEAGHLHGAGFANFNAWLLLDKVVVLRNCLSGPPNICSLMHLSPCNFLVRSLLYSQIPSDIEDASFNKSKIDKYSSCSSGGVLNGGHTGKILQVAMHPHIYEVELAVSLDSDGLLLFWIVSTISNCSLGPAKLIPGWKLSGKLATYDSCSKYTSLRWAPSTLGEDHVLLVGHAGGIDCFIVKISQICKEGIICHYIGTIPLTGHGPFEDGPTNIFAVPLPSSCNKTFRYNRFLLLAIWLKGFQPISWEVTLHSFDLSGGCCDCKFDDKNTPVLNFENTFADRRYCVGVDPCSSHLPEPYCDDQITSFSVVCPGDFISMPESLGSNKDLCSGVPAYVMATGCSDGSLKLWRSNASKQSTPQILWELVGKFVAHQGPVSAICLTACGRKIATISAGSHLDDTSILHVWEAVHVIGAGSFILEDRIAVGRDVISLNWLTLGNGQLFLGICMHNEMQVYAQKHHGGQTLLSPQSLNVNNWSCIAVSHTFPAIRDFLWGPNATAIIVHDSYISLLSQWLFLEGDKQWGKYPPNVIREGYKGGKDKEILSCIFTDGEIDLKETLIEGISGGFKPPIHDKLDAKNDCSSSSLFVAMAQLKHHSNAVRGFWSLVELAEKLTGTLAIYHPEALIMNIYSGNWKRAYVSVRHLVEYLSSGCAAEKIYNSADHSKIVPQILLSNYFEGFLLKDSGSTNKGFQWSADARLPTSSSQFFAYNFTSDASNNMFAASSTKSELSAFSETLEKYDFESLTNLEKSEMLAIIDLVSDVQHPACAYANLDEPGRRFWVSLKFQQLHFFRSFGRSPSVEELVGDSRLMSWAFHSDCQENLLSSFLPNEPSWKEMQTLGVGFWFTNVAQLRARMEKLARSQYLRKKDPKDSALLYIVLNRLPVLSGLFKISKDEKDKPLVAFLSRNFQEEKNKAAALKNAYVLMGRHQLELAIAFFLLGGDTYSAITICAKNFGDEQLALVICRLIEGRGGPLEHHLITKFILPSASERGDFWLASLLEWELGNFSQSFLTMLGLQTSSLTDKSALSSNNAAFMDPHIGLHCLSLASKNSMRNAVGEQNAAVLRRWATIMAATAFNRCGLPLEALECLQSSLNILGGIDPGSVSDVDQSQILHGILNPFASESCNWLSGDVALCLQSHGKLDLALQYFSKLMSEHPSWLNTIVGSIQPGTSSKDCEIHQHEKLLEEFREKLYTGLLMFEQKFLVVPSCVIKMILVWSCSNGLPFIGHDLIVNYASRNHTQDKSDGVESFILYPLLHKPCLKFIEDASLLLSRFITSCSVTCFQPKPFYIEGTMSVKVKSIWSDVHGFYFQGIMQTLWSLRAAMRIFSSSEDVSRSLVILDLFEYYIYFASAWLQRKSKGLLLMVQPLLITLTSGHTPYEVDIGNLKSILHYIAELPFSLSIDDAGSGHEVVKCSSHEQDGQTMLSFSEDEKWHVVGACLWMHMSRFMKHQLHLLSIKLEDGCFSGVSHGNVSSLASSLTIFRSDSISRKEEIGFCSLILAKLLRTMLVHVSSYHVKLLGLFLQQEVENRLQIPTLVWMKESSLSQAKALYQDVSADMMNSKDELSSFDVLWDACADPRMVSEGFVQEEINLSLFFTHKSYEGWSDEYMSITGELETEDTYEHELKLGNRPSGDEIGSPSIGLFRNGRAFLSSWQKDAVMTKEVSHFQNAKVVHKRDGELLEALCINSVDERQAALASNRKGIVFFSWEDGIPFGDQSEYIWSDADWPSNGWAGAESTPIPTCVSPGVGLGSKKGAHLGLGGATIGVGALARQRRNLTGNGAFGVPGYAGIGASGLGWEVQEDFEEFVDPLATVENTSTRAFSSHPSRPFFLAGSSNTHIYLWEFGKEKATATYGVLPAANVPPPYALASISAVQFDHYGHRFATAALDGTVCTWQLEVGGRSNIHPTESCLCLNGHASDVTYITSSGSVIAATGYSSNGANVVIWDTLAPPTTSRASIVCHEGGARSIAVFDNDIGSGSISPLIVTGGKNGDVGLHDFRYIATGRTKRHNMNSNLPSNIDMQTGVGSQLGGQNPNGMLWYMPKAHLGSVTKISTIPHTSLFLTGSKDGDIKLWDAKAAKLVCHWPKLHERRTFLQPSSRGFGGVVRAAVTDIQVVSHGFLSCGGDGIVKFIQLKDKQCRTGSVTD
- the LOC133691257 gene encoding uncharacterized protein LOC133691257 isoform X2 codes for the protein MIQRAPKNAMLVQSTKVGAITWTGSGDGIVSGGTDVVLWRRRNMSWERAWKFKRDQPQNLVSATWSIEGPSATAAYPSKVDVKGSDQTSNCVLVCYGNGTSDYVKTELHHPQPVSKIQWRPSTGRQAQRDKKHLRRHVLLTCCLDGTLRLWTEVDSGKVRKLGKDNHDHKTMRKSFCIAAVIEINQVLKGTLGMDVFFSWTSEIGGIYRIGEGISQTFSVEGNGHDRVGRCEWLIGFGPGRGITFWAIHCLDDISPIRFPRVTLWKTQELEDLEAGHLHGAGFANFNAWLLLDKVVVLRNCLSGPPNICSLMHLSPCNFLVRSLLYSQIPSDIEDASFNKSKIDKYSSCSSGGVLNGGHTGKILQVAMHPHIYEVELAVSLDSDGLLLFWIVSTISNCSLGPAKLIPGWKLSGKLATYDSCSKYTSLRWAPSTLGEDHVLLVGHAGGIDCFIVKISQICKEGIICHYIGTIPLTGHGPFEDGPTNIFAVPLPSSCNKTFRYNRFLLLAIWLKGFQPISWEVTLHSFDLSGGCCDCKFDDKNTPVLNFENTFADRRYCVGVDPCSSHLPEPYCDDQITSFSVVCPGDFISMPESLGSNKDLCSGVPAYVMATGCSDGSLKLWRSNASKQSTPQILWELVGKFVAHQGPVSAICLTACGRKIATISAGSHLDDTSILHVWEAVHVIGAGSFILEDRIAVGRDVISLNWLTLGNGQLFLGICMHNEMQVYAQKHHGGQTLLSPQSLNVNNWSCIAVSHTFPAIRDFLWGPNATAIIVHDSYISLLSQWLFLEGDKQWGKYPPNVIREGYKGGKDKEILSCIFTDGEIDLKETLIEGISGGFKPPIHDKLDAKNDCSSSSLFVAMAQLKHHSNAVRGFWSLVELAEKLTGTLAIYHPEALIMNIYSGNWKRAYVSVRHLVEYLSSGCAAEKIYNSADHSKIVPQILLSNYFEGFLLKDSGSTNKGFQWSADARLPTSSSQFFAYNFTSDASNNMFAASSTKSELSAFSETLEKYDFESLTNLEKSEMLAIIDLVSDVQHPACAYANLDEPGRRFWVSLKFQQLHFFRSFGRSPSVEELVGDSRLMSWAFHSDCQENLLSSFLPNEPSWKEMQTLGVGFWFTNVAQLRARMEKLARSQYLRKKDPKDSALLYIVLNRLPVLSGLFKISKDEKDKPLVAFLSRNFQEEKNKAAALKNAYVLMGRHQLELAIAFFLLGGDTYSAITICAKNFGDEQLALVICRLIEGRGGPLEHHLITKFILPSASERGDFWLASLLEWELGNFSQSFLTMLGLQTSSLTDKSALSSNNAAFMDPHIGLHCLSLASKNSMRNAVGEQNAAVLRRWATIMAATAFNRCGLPLEALECLQSSLNILGGIDPGSVSDVDQSQILHGILNPFASESCNWLSGDVALCLQSHGKLDLALQYFSKLMSEHPSWLNTIVGSIQPGTSSKDCEIHQHEKLLEEFREKLYTGLLMFEQKFLVVPSCVIKMILVWSCSNGLPFIGHDLIVNYASRNHTQDKSDGVESFILYPLLHKPCLKFIEDASLLLSRFITSCSVTCFQPKPFYIEGTMSVKVKSIWSDVHGFYFQGIMQTLWSLRAAMRIFSSSEDVSRSLVILDLFEYYIYFASAWLQRKSKGLLLMVQPLLITLTSGHTPYEVDIGNLKSILHYIAELPFSLSIDDAGSGHEVVKCSSHEQDGQTMLSFSEDEKWHVVGACLWMHMSRFMKHQLHLLSIKLEDGCFSGVSHGNVSSLASSLTIFRSDSISRKEEIGFCSLILAKLLRTMLVHVSSYHVKLLGLFLQQEVENRLQIPTLVWMKESSLSQAKALYQDVSADMMNSKDELSSFDVLWDACADPRMVSEGFVQEEINLSLFFTHKSYEGWSDEYMSITGELETEDTYEHELKLGNRPSGDEIGSPSIGLFRNGRAFLSSWQKDAVMTKEVSHFQNAKVVHKRDGELLEALCINSVDERQAALASNRKGIVFFSWEDGIPFGDQSEYIWSDADWPSNGWAGAESTPIPTCVSPGVGLGSKKGAHLGLGGATIGVGALARQRRNLTGNGAFGVPGYAGIGASGLGWEVQEDFEEFVDPLATVENTSTRAFSSHPSRPFFLAGSSNTHIYLWEFGKEKATATYGVLPAANVPPPYALASISAVQFDHYGHRFATAALDGTVCTWQLEVGGRSNIHPTESCLCLNGHASDVTYITSSGSVIAATGYSSNGANVVIWDTLAPPTTSRASIVCHEGGARSIAVFDNDIGSGSISPLIVTGGKNGDVGLHDFRYIATGRTKRHNMNSNLPSNIDMQTGVGSQLGGQNPNGMLWYMPKAHLGSVTKISTIPHTSLFLTGSKDGDIKLWDAKAAKLVCHWPKLHERRTFLQPSSRGFGGVVRAAVTDIQVVSHGFLSCGGDGIVKFIQLKDKQCRTGSVTD